Genomic segment of Aquarana catesbeiana isolate 2022-GZ linkage group LG09, ASM4218655v1, whole genome shotgun sequence:
GCTGCAGTTACATTGAATCACAAACCCATGGTGGAATTTTGGATCTATTGAAAATGGGAAGGTGGCTGCAGATGCAAGGAGGACACTGAAGGCATTGGTTGCTGAGGTGGAGGTGGCGGAAACTGAGCAGACTGTTCAGGTGCTACTGCAAGGAAGACTTGGATTTGATCCAGATGATTGGTAACTGCATGGAGGTGGTGCAACAGTTTTTATAGCAGATACTCAGCTCGACCCACTGGTTGCTGTGGAGCCTCTGACATTTTGGTCTAAGCAAACTGTTATAGATTAGGGAACCTACTTCCACTAGGGGCTGAGTGGTTGACTGGAACTTCAAGTAGCAGCTGGCTGGATAGTGGGGAAAGTCATAAGTTGGACATGGAGAACTCAGCTGGCTGTTTGCTTGCTGGAGTTGAGAGGCCTGAAAAGGGCTGAGGTGCAAGGTCTAAGATACTGCCTTGTCTTCACCAGAGCTTGGAGATGTTGCACTGCAGGTGAGAACTTTCTTGCGATCCTCAAACTCTCCTGAGTAGGTCACAACCAAGAACAGGTGAGACTTTCTGGCAGCGCTGAGGTAATAGGTAACAGAACATGCTGCAGTAAGTAGCAAGAGTGCATGAGAacacacagagacacaggagaAACACAGGCTGGGAGGTTGAGGTAACAAGGAACTGACTGAGACACACAGGGAAAAGACAAGCAGGCACTTACTGAAGTGCAGAGGATAAAGAGATAGTAAAGGAACACAGGAACAGACACGAGGACACAGGAAGGGGTACCCAAGACTGGAGACCAAACACACTGCGGGAATAGAGAGACACACAGGCTAGGAACACGGAAAGCACAAAGGCAATACAGGAGAGCAGTGGGAAAATGCTGGATAATCACTGGGAAACACAGGGATCTAGCTGCTAGCATGTAGACATGTTGCTCGCACACTGAGCAATCTGCATGCTAGCCCTTTAAAACAATGTTCCCTATGTGATTTGCTGGAAACTGGCAGCTGCACACAGAGGGAAAGTCCGAGCTCTGGAAAATGGAACAGGAGAGTGTGACATTGACAAATAAATCGCACTATAAGACCCTGAACAGCTTTTGTTTTGATTCACATGGATTGTATATATTAATTTAAACTGAAAGCTTCCACTGGGCTTTATAATTCaggacaaatcttttttttttttaaataatggataGAGTAGTCAAGGACTTCTGTTGCTGTTATGTCCTTATAACTTGAACTTGTTCACAACTGGATGATTGACATGACTCACTAATCTATGTGAGCATCCCCTCTAGTAAATCTCAGTTTCCTTAATAAATGAACTTCAGTGGGTCAACTCAGACTGGTTTGACAACATTAAACTCAACATTGCTGATTGGTGGTACAGCACAAATCAAAGTCTTGGCAAAAGATTAAtcggggttgaattactaaaactggagagtgcaaaatctggtgcagctgtgcatggtagccaatcatcttctaactccagcttgttcaataaagctttaacaataaaacctgcaagctgattggtttctatgaacaggtgtactagattttgcactctccagctttagtaaatcaaccccattgggcgCTGTAGCTCCTCAAAAGAGCAAAGATAAGACTAAACATGGCCAGACTGGTAAATATTTTttcatcatcatcgtcatcatctATTGCAGGtcgactattaaaaaaaaaaatgtgacagtgaCAGAGGCACCTAAGCTATGCCACTTCTAAGGGGTGCTATCATTTTCTAAAATCTTTGCCATTGAGATAGTTTACAAACAAAGCCATTTAGTTATTTATATTGCATACAAAAGAAATACTGCGCttgtgcaaaaaaaaccaaaaatcatACAAATAAAATTAAACCATTACAGTGTAAATATTCAGCAACACCACTAACGTGAGATATATTCACATTACATAGCATATACAAAAAAAGTGTTGCGCTAAAAGTTATTTGTATGGCGATTTGTAAAAATCCACAGGAAAAGTAAAACCCTGTAAAGATACAAATATATAAACTGCTATTGCTGAAATTTTACAGACAGTATAATGTGCAAGGGATAGAGCTATCCCAATTTGGACACCACTATCTCTTGAGTCACTAACCTGGGATATATCAGCCTGTAGCCATTAAAATCTCAAAAATCAAAACTTCTATCCTGCAAGCTTGTTTCAGGTTACAAATTCACTAGGTAGAAAAAGAAGCATCAGGATGACCGCTTTAGATCTTAcatcttaaaaaaaacaaatggcagATTGCTTTCTAAATAATTCCTTACCGTAAATTTTCTCAGAATGCTCTATCATCCAGAACAGAAGATATTGTATCTGACAAGTGCAGGCCCAAGGATTCCCATCCAACCTCAGTTCCACAAGAGATGGTAATTTGTACAGAATTTCTACTCTTAAGCTTGTTAGGGCATTAGAATGCAGATGAAGAACTCGCAGGTTTGTCAGGGACTCCAGCACATTCCCAGGCAGCCAAACAATTCGGTTGTTGCCCAAATTTAAAAATGTTAGACTGGACAATGGCTGAAAAACCTCAGGTCTTAGAACCATCAGTTGATTGCTGCTTAGATCCAAGTAGGAGAGGTTGTGCAGGTTTTGGAAAGCCTGGTGGTGAATAGTAAATATCAAATTGTTGTGAAGCTCAAGGTGTTTCAAGCTTGGGTATTTGCAAAATGACAAGGTCTTAAGACCGGTGATTTTGTTATAGGCCAGTAACATGGTGTGAGGGTCTTCATCTATATCTTCAGGAACAAAGTGTAGTCCTTTGCCATAGCAGTCCACCTTTCCACTGAAACAGGAGCAAACATCGGGGCAACAAAATATCTTTAGAGCGTTGAGACCAATAAGGATAGATTGTATGGAGAACCTTACAAAACAGTTCATCCTTTGATTGATCTATTGCATCAAAGCAAAAAATCAAAGTGCACCTGGAGAAAGTGCTTCAAGACTTCCTTAAGTCCAAGGCTAAGCTCAAAACATTGATCTCACAGGGTCTTCCTGGTTAGTTTCCATGAAGTTTAAGAGCTATTTTGCACGTTTAGTGCTGTGAATTAAACTGGCAAATGTTATAAACTAGTCCCAAAGTCTTAGGATAAAAGACAGGTCATATGAGCTGTGCAAATATTCTCAGAGATTAATTGTGGGTTGTGTGCCCTCTGCATTGCTGCATTGTTCTACTATTGACAAAGAACCAAGACGTAACTCCACCCAGCAGAATAAAGAAAGAAGATAAATATTTCTCACTCCAGGCAGAAAGGACATATTGTAAGAGATTAACAAGGCTGACATAATAGTATTTGCGATAGGGGTTGAAACATCTAAAGTTTCCTTTTGTCAATCTAGGAGAATCAAGGTGCGAAATTAAGGAACAGATTATCATAAATTAATAATTTAAGGGCAGCTCCATCAGGATtgttttttcttcttattattatacttattaatatgattattattattattattattattattactattgttgtttttattattaataataataataataataataataataataataataataataatacatagattTGCTGTTTAACCACTAATGCTCACAGTAGCTCACAGCCATTATTTTGCTTCCTGTTTAACAACTATTAGGAGAACATATCAACCACACAAGTATTGTATTGTTTTCCGTGGGTTAGCTGTCTGACAGACTTTGTAAGAAGCAGCacccttgcactacattgttggTAGTAGATCTAAAGAAGCCTGTACAATTATATTGTGTAGTATATGGTCATTTTATATTTAATATACAGCTTCCCTTTTAAGTGAATCTGTGCCCAGGTCGTGCACACTAAAATGCACAATAGAGGTAGTGAAATCTTAACTTTTTTCTTTGAGAACAAATCTTGTTAGGCTTCAAGCCTTCTAATGTAAACAACCAAGAGGTGTTTCTAAACTGTTAGAACCAACTAGAACCCAATTTCAGAAAATTTTAGAATTTGGCATCTGGCATGTCTGTGCATAGCAACCATACAGcttaaatgttttattttcaaagcttgacctaaaaagcttaaagcggaggttcacacaaaaattgaacctccgcttttcggaaccctccccccctccggtgtcacatttggcacctttcaggggggtacagatacctgtctaagacaggtatttgcacccacttccggcatagactcccacgggagtctatgcctcttcccgtccccaccgcgctgtctgctgggacacacacgggtcccagagacagtggggaccagttaggaagcgcagcgcgactcgcgcattcgcagtagggaaccaggaagtgaagccacagtgcttcacttcctgattcccttacagagaatggcggcggcagcacccgagaaacGAGGgatgattcggtctcgggtgcagacatcactggaccatgggacaggtgagtgtccttattttaaaagtcagcagctgcagtatttgtagctgctgacttttacttttttttttgttcgcaGGACTTTaagatagaagccgattggttgccatgcacaactgctgcAGATTCTGATTGCTCCGGTCTTAGTAAAATCCCCCTTTGCTGTGATTGTTGAGGATCATTTAGACTAAATAGATTAAAAAGCAGCTAGAGAGGTCAAGGAt
This window contains:
- the LRRC26 gene encoding leucine-rich repeat-containing protein 26, with product MNCFVRFSIQSILIGLNALKIFCCPDVCSCFSGKVDCYGKGLHFVPEDIDEDPHTMLLAYNKITGLKTLSFCKYPSLKHLELHNNLIFTIHHQAFQNLHNLSYLDLSSNQLMVLRPEVFQPLSSLTFLNLGNNRIVWLPGNVLESLTNLRVLHLHSNALTSLRVEILYKLPSLVELRLDGNPWACTCQIQYLLFWMIEHSEKIYEKQQILCGVPKYLNQYPMLQIETSSFDHCQDFFTLYEYLYFLLIGIALFTASILLCLLTGMTVVFYNRQLLQAQHRPHVYKRKAVKKREDVINGNHLPVC